The following are encoded together in the Candidatus Thermoplasmatota archaeon genome:
- a CDS encoding 50S ribosomal protein L30e, with protein sequence MDVGREIRKAIETGAVRFGVDQTKKAVRDGSAKLVILSKNCPDEFLLDQSQTRTLRFDGTNADLGSACGKPFSISVLAVIEPGDSDILGA encoded by the coding sequence GTGGATGTCGGCAGAGAGATTAGGAAGGCCATCGAGACAGGGGCAGTCAGATTCGGTGTGGACCAGACGAAGAAAGCGGTAAGAGACGGCAGCGCGAAGCTCGTCATCCTTTCGAAGAACTGTCCGGACGAATTCCTGTTGGATCAATCCCAGACGAGAACGCTCAGATTCGATGGAACGAACGCCGACCTCGGATCAGCCTGTGGAAAGCCGTTTTCTATCTCGGTGCTTGCCGTCATCGAACCCGGTGACTCTGATATATTGGGTGCCTAG